TGAGCTGCCAAGTTAGCATTCCGTTAACAATTTGAATGGAAGCTGACGTCGGGAAGTTTATTGTTGATCCAACATTAATTAAGAGGGTTTTCTGTTATAAATTGAACTTGAGGAATTTTGGTAATATAACTTGCATAAGTCAGGAACTATCTATGCAATTTACCCTATTTTATCCATGCATAAAGTTTCATCGTATAAAACAActtaaaaaaatctttaaagtCATCCTACCTATGGGcatttcttttcatataaaaaagcttttctttacGGGCGTGAACAATTTTTTCTAGATGGAGAGATCTTGTTTCACAAGTGAAAACACAAGTCTTGAAGTCTTCTATAATAAACTACATTCACAGATACAAAAAAACTTTCGCGGTCATGAATGTTAGAATTTATGAGTagaaaaaaatcttttatGAGCCTGAATGTCGAAATTACGAGTGAATATAAAAGCTATAGAGTCTTCTACTATTTTCTTacttaaatattatctttGACTTCTGAATGATAGTATATAGCTTCACGGGCATGAATCATTATTTCGACTTtggatatattttattttatttttttcaaattttgagAGTAAATGCTTTAATCTTTTCATGTGAACTcctaaaagtaaataattaattaattttaattgattatttataacCATAAAAGAAGTTTGGAATCTTCAAAGTTCAACATAGTTGGTTTTTTTTAAGCTTTTGTCTTTATTATTATGCTAAAGCTATTATTTACACATCTTAATTACATTTTAGAAAAGTTTTAGTtggatttaaaaattttgtgcAGGCGTCGAAACTCATTTAGTGTCTTATTATTCagatttattcttttgatcATTCTcgatttatgaaaaataagaatagtaataaaaattttgatataattttgaataaggttaggtaaaatatatatttttaaaaactttgaTTTCGTGGGTTGAATTTTAATCGAGCCTataaaagaaatctaaaattaaaaaaatatttattcaattaatattCTAAACCTATATGCatatagattttaataaattaactatagAAAAGGACctcttatttttgaaaaagaaaaagaatgagacTTTTTTAAATGacttaaactttttttaataaaaaaccATTTTCTACTTACTAATATCTTAAAAAGatcaattatagaaaaaatctaaaattagtTTCTAAAAGATATTCTTCACGAAATAAACATAATCTAAATGATTCATTATATTCAACagctattaatttattacacgatttcttttttagacttatattaataaaggaaaataaaaaaaattgttaactaaaagaaaaattcacaaatatcTTATCAATATATTTCGCTTAAAGCAAATAACCACATTATTGTCTAtacaatattcaaataattccacatttttctttcattttatgcTATTAATACATAATGTAACAAAAATAAtcccttttttatttcaagaCAATATAAACTTGCTTTTAGATCTTTCTTTTAGGGAAATGTGTgcatctaaaattttacattgtttaaatagaaatatcaaatgaaaaaaaaaaaatccatgtGATATTTAATACATCTATTTTCCAAATTACAAATACCTCAATTCAATGTCAACCTTTCAACATTCATCTTGGCATATAGACAATCATATTTTCaagaaatcaaattgaatttagTTAACAATAGGTAAGGGTACATAGCCATAATAACCATGGAGTTATTTAGACTATAAATCAACAACATAGCACATAACTCATAAattaaaaggagaaaaagaagaagaagaaaaagaaaaagataacaCTTGTCTACTAGTGAAGTTTAAAATTCCCTCCTGCAATATTCAAGGAATGATAGTCTATTAGTCATAATCATAgctgaataattttgtaacTAACTTGGATTATTTGTTTCATTTGCTGGCTTTATTACATTGATTAACTTCTactactattttatttttatgttgttATTAAGGTTATGTGATCAAATGTTTTACCTATTTGCCTTTTGAATAAAACATCATGAAAGGGATGGGTCTCTATGTTTTGCTAATATAAAGCattattataaactaaaaatcatTTCTTAGTAAAAGTTTATGATATTTCTTCTAAATAGCCctttgttaatttcttatattataaaataggaATTAAAACACTTTACTACCATCTCATAAGATTTAAGACAGAAATCCAATTAATTGACTACTATTTTTGGTAGATAAATGTCCATAAAACTTTGGGCCCTAATGCTTCATCCTCTTTTTTGAGTTGTGTGTTCAACTactttgtaatgtatttacACTAtgctataaataataatttgatgacctttaatatatttaaatactatcttgacaaaggaaaagaaagctTTTGCTAAATAATAGCTTTtatgtcattttctttaaaggGCCAACTATAAGACTAATTATAAACTTTCACCAAAATCtcaattttatcaattaaatacaaaattattagGTTTGTTTCGGTTAAGtttaattgtaaataaattctGCATTTGATATATGTTTTCAAATcaagtatataatttttaatttcttaattttaataatgtatcttgatattaattttaatctcCAATTAAATTCCTAGTACCAATTTATTGATGTGGCCGTATTTCCAACAATGATGTAGCATAACTCCAAcaatcacaaaaaaaaaaaagaaaaaaaaattgaatcgGCATTAGAATTGTTGACTCATATTAAGTAAACAAATGgataattcaataatataGCATCTCTAACATCTTACTCATTTTCATTAGAATTCAGAAAAAGACTTAACAATTATACTTCTTATCCATATgtctaattctttttttccttatatttATTGCAATGATCAAAagcattttatttcataaatttctagtgtttcaaataaaattattataaaaatatttaacaattcTAATGCTTATTCAacaacctttttctttttatcactAGAATTGTAATAAttccaataaaatattagatgaTAATTTCACCATAAACTAAAagttaagaattaatattaaaatacattgCTACTTTTTTGTGAAATTgctagattttatttaaaaaatatgttataaatttgagaataaacatgaaatacataatttaattagcaattaaattttttaaaaactatatttacataactaataaaataggGATTTTAACTATATTGaccaattaaataatagttgTATCTTTATTTTCCAAGAAAGTCAAGTTAAATTATAGGTGTTAAATGAATCATCATGAAATTTAGAATGGAAGACACTCTTATTAGCATTTGAAACAACGACATGAAATAAGAGAAAAGTGTTAAGTTgccaattatttttaactatttctATAAGTATTGAAGctatgaaaattattattatattcatgGGCTTATATATGTAGAATTGTATCATTTGGTGAATGGAAAAGCTTGGCAGTATCAATaagtttatgaatttaaaacttGGCATTTCAAtgttattttaagatttttttggAATTAGAAAAAGACAATGTCAACATTGAAGAAGGGCAATTTAAGAATTACACATTCTCCACATCAAGGTTATTTTGGTCATTTTGAAATCCTTTCCTGCTGTATGCAATTTTTAACCTAACCATAGCATATGGcaaattctctctctctctcccatCTCTTATATTACCAACGTCTCTCATTATTATCCACTTCTATTCCATAtgatattcaaaataaaattacaagttaGGTCCCTTAAACTAGACAACATTTGCAGTCTGGTCCCtggaaagaagaagttttgcCACTTCATTACATTTGTCTTCTTTTCTCAACCAGAGAAGTCTAACTCAAGACACACCTATTTCCCCGTCGAGTCCTCCACAATTTTTCAagcttattattattattaagctCTTACATAAAAATCTCTCCCTCAAAATTCGGGTCTTCTTTTTGTCCAAAATCATCCATTTTTCTTCAaagattttctctttctctagaTTGAcaaagaatctaaaatttcatCATCAgctttctctctccctctgTGTATAGGCATTACccagaaattttttttttctgggttttacttttcattttgtttcttgTACCTTTCTAACAtaacttttccttttctggGTCTTTCTTCTAGTGTTGTTtcattgtttatttatttataagtttgaAGAGCCCACTTGAAAAGGTAAAAGCTTTATTgtgaattattgattttttgtgttcttttttttctagGATATGTTCCTAAGCATGTAACTGTCTTTTAAATGAATGGCGTTAAAGGGTATTTCTAGTTAGTTCCAAATGTaaattttgtttctcttttggTTTTTTCATAAATCTTGTTTAAGAGTCTTGTTTTGTCAAATACTTAATTACCCATTTGAGGTTTAATTCAATTCCAAGCTTTTAAGCTGCAAAAAATTGACCCTTTCACATGTTTCCAATTCCAAGCCTGTTGCCTTCTCTTTTTtgacaacaaaaagaaagagtctttcttttttatttcccaTTCTCTCTTTATCTTCATCTCTTGATCTATCACAAGAGAActacaaaacaaaaaagaatccTAGATATGTATAAAACACATACCAAAAGAGAAGTGTCTTTAGATTTTCAGCCTCAAATTCCAATTTTGAGGCCAAGCATCCATTCAAGAAGGGCAAATTTAACAGTGAAATTTCAAGACCTTTATGGATTTACTGTGGAAGGCAATGTGGATGATGTCAATATATTGAATGAGGTTAGGGAGAAGGTTAGACAACAAGGGAGGGTCTGGTGGGCATTAGAGGCTAGCAAAGGTGCTAATTGGTATTTGCAACCACAAGTTACTTCTATAGCTGAAGGGATTGCCTTGAAATCCTCTCTTAAATTGTCTACTTTAGCTAATGCAATCACTTTGAAGAGGCTTATAAGGAAAGGTATACCTCCTGTTCTGAGGCCTAAGGTCTGGTTTTCTCTCTCTGGAGCTGCAAAGAAGAAGTCTACTGTGCCTGAGAGCTACTATAATGATTTAACCAAGGCTGTTGAAGGAAAGATTACAGCAGCTACGAAGCAAATTGATCACGTGAGTGTCTGCATTTGGATTCTTTTATACATCATGCTGCACTAGTTGATTCTGTATAATTTGGATGATCACTGATGATCCGTGGTGTTATGTTGTGATACAATCTATATAACTTTGATTGGCTAGTTATGGCTTAAATTTGATGGTGATACGAGCTTGATGTATCATATGCTAGTGCATTAGTTTCAATTGCAGTGATCATGATCCGAAAATTGTTGGTTTATTCTGGCTCAACTTTAAGATTTATAGCTTTATTAAGGGGCTATAGTTCATTTAGGAAGATGGGATTTGCCCGTGTTTGGATTTGTTAGCTATTAAGTTCATTCTAGACGAAATTTTATAAGTCCTTTGCATCTATGAGAGCCTATAGAATTTGATATTGGCATTATTTAGAGATTATTTTGAGAGTTTGTCTTTCTTTGTGTTTGTGAATAGATTTAGAAGTCGGTTACGTCCAAAAGTTGTTTATGATAAAGGTGAATGCTTATGATAGGATGAAAGATCAAGCAGAATTGGCTGGGTGTATGCACCTGAATCTGCATGTAGTTAATGAACAtccttgaaaaataaaagaataacaagaagtcaaaatttttatatggTGTATTCGTCAATGTACCTAAGATTTCTGTAATTCTGAAAGAAAACATGCTAGAGAATTCTGGTGATCAACTAGAATTGTACGTTCAAGGAATTGTTTGATGTAGATTTTTGTGCATAGGGTATTTAGTTATTTCTTTATGTATTTTGATGCACTCTTTATGTTTTCCTGTTTCTCTATGTTACCTGGTTctatctataattttatttcccTTTCTTTCTAATTCTTACCAGGCCTTCCTTTTATGTTTCTCGATTTTGCATCAAATTACTTTGACTTTGTTAATACTTACTTTGTATATACTTACAGGATCTGCCACGGACCTTTCCTGGTCACCCATGGTTGGACACACCAGAGGGTCATGCTGCTCTCCGACGTGTTCTTGTTGGGTATTCTTTCCGTGATTCTGATGTGGGCTATTGCCAGGTGGGTTGCCAGAACTTAATCAAAGATGTGATATAATCTCAATTGTAGTACATGGCTCATTACTTTGTTTTAGTTGCATAACAGAAATCTAATGTCATGTAACCATAAATGCTCTAAATAACATTAATGTCCAATATATGCAAAAGTACATGTAATTATAATCAcaagtttttctttctgttaATACCGGTCAGTGGCAATTGCCTCCACTGCTGCCAACACCACCACCTGCCCACCACCAGCATCTGGATCCACCATCACCATCTTGTTGCAGAATCAGCAAGTCATTCTCACTGTGACAAGTAACCTAAATATGGGAATAAATGtggttatttatttactacAACCAAATATAGGAACAAAAAAGCTATTACATTGTGTTTCTTATTATACACATTCCATTCAATTCCTGCCGAAGAATAGCACAAATCTTGGTGATTCTGCCCCATTATTTTGGCAACAAAGCAGGATGAATCTTGTTGACAGTTTTATGTATAAGCAAAAATCTTGCTGCTGAATTTTGCTGCATCACatgatttaattgatttagatCATGGTCactttgtaaaactttgaataGTTCGATTCCCATTGGCTGAATTTGCATTTACTCATTAGAATCATTGTTTGATTGTGTGTTTCTTATTGGTCACATCTTCTCCTGCATCTTTGTGTTCAAGGATTAAAAGTTGGTCCCTACTTCTAAGTCCTTCATTAGGTATCTACATGGTTACCAAATTCATTTAGGAGCATGTCATGGCATACTCTCTTAGGTTCTTCAGTTATTCCTAATAAACTACGAGTTACTCTActtaatgatattattataattattctttatagAGTTACTCTATTTTGTAATGAGTACTGAATATACTTCATACAGGGGTTAAATTATGTTGCAGCTCTACTGTTGCTTGTGATGAAAACAGAGGAAGATGCTTTCTGGATGCTTGCCGTCCTCCTAGAAAATGTCTTAGTTAATGACTGCTACACAAATAACTTGTCTGGATGCCATGTAGAACAAAGGGTTTTCAAAGATTTGCTTCCTAAGCAGTGCCCAAGGTATTTTCCTTCAGTGACTTGAACATGGCTTTAGTCAATTAGTTGTTATTTGTTTAAACTGGAGAAGAAAAATGCAGGATAGCTGTGCATTTGGAGGAATTGGAGTTTGATGTGTCCCTTGTTGCGACCGAGTGGTTCCTATGCCTATTCTCAAAGAGCTTGCCTTCAGAGGTTAGAACAGCATTTGTCCCAATCTGTGTGCGAGCATCTTGCTGAGAAAAGACCACACATACTGAACTTTTCCTTGACATTTTCagcttttcttttgatgaTGATTAACAATTCTTCCCTTTGGTCACTTTCCAGACAACTTTGCGAGTCTGGGATGTCCTTTTCTTTGAGGGGGCAAAGGTTCTGTTCCATGTAGCTTTGGCTATATTTAAGGTGCCAGTGCTATTGCTGCTAAGCTctttatattgaataaatttttaaaatcaagcAAGCAAGCTTCTATCTATATTTtgtaataagaataattagaaaagaaaatgattgaGTTATTATCTTCAATTGCAGATGAAGGAAGAAGAGCTGCTTCTAACTCATCATGTTGGTGATGTTATTAACATATTACAGAAAACAACTCATCACCTCTTTGATCCAGACGAACTATTGACGGTAAGACAACTTCTTGGTGCTCCTTTGATTTCATGACGCTTCCTCTTCTCCATTTTAGAGTGGATTAATAAGGAAAATTCTTGAGGTGGACGTTATGTAAAGAGACTTTTTAGTGGATGATAGAgctaaaaaaatcataattttattgacaATAACAAAGGCCTTACTGTCTGTGTATGCaaaaaaattgattgattgagcATATTAGTTGCTCAAGCTATGCACATGAACTTTCTGAGAAGCAAAAAGAGGTTATTATCCTTCCATTTATTGTCTGCAGACATCCTTTAGATGTGGACTGTAGATCTTTTTCCACCCTCTTGTGCCCTCTGGTATTTTGTTTGTCAATTTCCCAATTGTATAGTTTCTGACTTGGTGGCAAGGTGGCATCCATATATTGACAAcgaaaataaaagtttttctCTTACTACCACAAGTGTATTATATTTAAACTCctcaataaataaatcttgCAGGTGGCATTTGATAAAGTAGGCTCAATGACAACAAACACTATATCAAAGCAAAGGAAAAAGCAGGAACCAGCAGTAATGGCAGAACTTGATCAAAGATTGAGAAGACTAAACTCAATCAAAATGGATGACAAATAGCAGTTgtccataaaaaaatttgatcaGAAGCTGTGACCTATAAGACATGATCC
The sequence above is drawn from the Ricinus communis isolate WT05 ecotype wild-type chromosome 7, ASM1957865v1, whole genome shotgun sequence genome and encodes:
- the LOC8268241 gene encoding growth hormone-regulated TBC protein 1-A; this translates as MYKTHTKREVSLDFQPQIPILRPSIHSRRANLTVKFQDLYGFTVEGNVDDVNILNEVREKVRQQGRVWWALEASKGANWYLQPQVTSIAEGIALKSSLKLSTLANAITLKRLIRKGIPPVLRPKVWFSLSGAAKKKSTVPESYYNDLTKAVEGKITAATKQIDHDLPRTFPGHPWLDTPEGHAALRRVLVGYSFRDSDVGYCQGLNYVAALLLLVMKTEEDAFWMLAVLLENVLVNDCYTNNLSGCHVEQRVFKDLLPKQCPRIAVHLEELEFDVSLVATEWFLCLFSKSLPSETTLRVWDVLFFEGAKVLFHVALAIFKMKEEELLLTHHVGDVINILQKTTHHLFDPDELLTVAFDKVGSMTTNTISKQRKKQEPAVMAELDQRLRRLNSIKMDDK